The genomic window TGGGTGATCCTCGTCGCCATCCTGGTGTCGATGATCGCGGCCTGGGCGGCGCGCATGACGACGCCGACGGCGAACCAGGTCGCGATCAGCGCGATGCTCGTGCTCGCGCTCGGCGGCACCTCGCCCGAGTACGCGTTCGACCGCATCGTCGAGACGCTCATCGGCGCCGCGATCGGCATCGTGGTCAACGCCCTGATCGTGCCGCCCGTGCTGGCGGCCCCGGCGCGCGACCAGCTCGCCGCGCTCGGGCGCGAGCTCGCGGCATCCGTCGATCGCCTCGCGGCCGCGCTCGAGACGCCGCAACGACGGGCCGACCTCGATGCGCTCATGATCGAGGTCCGCCTGCTCCGGCCTATGCGCGAGGCGGCGGATGGCGCGATCGCCGACGCCGAGGAATCCCTCACGCTGAATCCGCGCCGGTCGGCCCACCGCGACGACATCGCCGAGCAGCACCGGCTGCTCGAGCGCCTGAGCCCCATGGTCACGCAGGTCATCGGGATGACGCGCGCCTTCGTCGACCACTACGACGACGACCTCGCGGGCGAGCCCACCGTGCGGGCGATCGCCGAGCAACTGCGCCGCGTCGCGCACGACATCCGGCTCGCCGTGCACCTCGCCGACGTCGCCCCGGAGCCGGTGACCTCCGCGATCCCGGCGCTCACCGCGCCGCTCGTCGTCGCGGCGCCGAAGTCCGACCACTGGATCCTCGTCGGTTCGCTCATGGAGGACCTGCGCCGCATCCGCGACGAGCTCCTCGAGGACGAGCCGCCCGCGCCGGTCTGACCAACCCGCCGCGGTCGCGGCGCGAGGCTGTCAAGGGGCTTCTGCCGAGGCGCCGGGGCGCCTACGTTCGCGGGATGGTCCGATCAGAGGAACCCCCGTCCGTCGCGGTCGCCCACGGCATCGCCCGCACGCCGGCACCCGTCTACGTCGCCGTGATCGCGCCCGTCGTGATCGCCGTGATCGCGGCGGCGACGCAACCGTGGCTGCGGCCCACCGACCTGGTGCGCGACAGCCAGGCCGTCGCGGTCGCGCACGGCGACGCGAACACGGCGTACGGGCTGCTCTCGAACCTAGGGATCGTCGCGATCGCGATCGCGAGCGGCGCGGCGCTGGTCGGATGGCTCGCGACGCGCGGCCGCGGCGAGGCGCTCGGCGCGATGCTGGGCTGGAGTGCCGCGCTCGGCCTCGTCCTGGCCCTGGACGACCTGCTGCTCCTGCACGAGACGGCGACGCTCACGCCGTGGGCGGGCGCGACGTTCGTCGCGGCCTACGGCGTCGGGTTCCTCGTCTACCTCGCCCGCTTCCAGGAGGTGATCCGCGAGCGGCTCGACCCGGGCCTGCTCCTGCTCGCCATGGCCGCGTTCGGCGGCTCCGCCATGGTCGACCTGCTGCTCTCGCCGACGCAGGCGTCGGTCCTGGTCGAGGACGGCACGAAGCTGCTCGGCATCGCGGCGTGGTCGGCGTTCGTGGTGCGTGCGAGCCTGACGGCGCTCGTCGAGCCCGCCCCCAGCCCGACCGAGGCCAGGGCCGCGGCCACGACCGCCCTTCAGTCCAGCCCTTGACAATTTTTCCTGTCAAGGCGTAGCGTTCCGGATGTGGACGACCTCCGAGTACTCGCCGATGCCGCCGCCGTCGAAGCGGCGCTCGATCCGGCGCGGGCCGCGATCCTCGACGCGCTCGCGGAACCGGGCTCGGCGGCCACCGTCGCCGCGGCGGTCGGGTCGACCCGCCAGAAGGTCAACTACCACCTGAAGACGCTCGAGACCCACGGACTCGTCGAGCCCGTCGAGGAGCGCGCGTGGGGCGGGATCACCGAACGCGTGGTCCGCCGCACGGCCCGCCACCTCGTGCCCTCGCCCGGCGTGCTGCAGCTCGGACCCGTCGACCCCGAGGCGGTCTCCGACCGGCTCTCGACCGCGTACCTCATCGCCGTCAACGCGCGAGCCGTCTCCGAGGTCGGCGGGATGACCGACGACGCGGGCGCGGGGACGCGCGTGCCCACGCTGACCATCGACACGGTCATCGGCTTCGCCACGCCGGCGGATCGCGCCGCGTTCGCCGCCGAACTGCAGACCGCGATCGCGGGCCTGGTCGCGCGCTACCACCACGACGACGGGCGACCGCACCGCCTGACGGTCTCGTCCTACCCCCGACCGAAGGAGTCATCATGAGCGGGCCCGACCCGGCACGGCGCACCGAGCACCGGATGGAACGCACGTACCGCGTGGTCGCCACCCCGGAACAGGTGTGGGAGGCGATCGCGACGGCCAAGGGCATCTCGTCGTGGATGGCGCCGACGCGGCTCGACCCCCGCGTCGGCGGCGAGGTCTCGTTCGACTTCGGCCACCTCACCTCGACCGGGGTCGTCACGGCGTACTCGCCTCCGGAGCGGTTCGCGTTCGAGGAACCGTGGCCCCTCGCCGAGCGGCCCGAGGACGTCGACCCCGGCATGGCCGGGTGGCTCGCGTCGCTCGGCGTCCCACTCGACGCCGCGTGCGAGGCGCTCGGGGAGGCGTCGCCGGTCGCGACCGAGTTCCTGGTCGAGTCGGAGTCGGGCGGCAGCTGCGTGATCCGCGTCGTCACCAGCGCGTACGGCGGCAGCGCGGACTGGGAGCGGGAGTTCTTCGCCGAGATGGCGGCGGGCTTCGCACCGATGCTCGAGCGCCTCGCCTCACGGTTCGCGGTCGGGGTGTCGAGATGACGCGCCCCGTCACGGTCACGCCCGTGCTCGTCGCCGACCTCGACATCGAGGGCGAGCGGATGCCGGTCCACGTGCACCTCGTCGACCATCCCGACGGGCGCGTGCTGGTCGACACCGGCATGACCGAGGTCCACCCGGCGCTCTCCGACTTCGTCGCACGCGTGTACCCGCTCGACACGCTGGACCTCGACCTCGCCGGCATCGACCTCGTCGTCAACACGCACCTGCACGCCGACCACTGCGGCGGCAACCGGCTCTTCCCCGGCACGCCGATCCACGTGCAGCGCACGGAACTCGACGACGCCCGATCCGGTCCCGACTACACCATCCCGGAGTGGGTGGACGCGCCGGGGGTAACGTACGTGCCGGTCGACGGCGAACTCGAGCTGCTGCCCGGGCTCCGGCTCGTCCCGGCGCCCGGCCACACGCGCGGCTCGCAGATCGTCGTGATCGAGACCGCCGATCGTCCGGTCGTCATCGCCGGCGACACCGCGGTGTGGTTCGGCGAGCTCGACGAGCCCACCACCGAAGGCCAGCGACTCATTCGCGCCCTCGATCCGCAGCAGGTGTGGCTCGCGCACACGGACGACCCCTGGCGCCCGCCCGCGAGCTGACGGAGACCCCGACCACTCAGGCCAGCAGGTCGCGGACCGCCTCGCCCCACTCGAAGCCGCAGTCGCGGCAGTCGAAGATCGGCGCCTCGGCGTGCAGGCCGGTCGCCGCCACGTCGGCCTCGACCTCGAGGTCGAGCGGCCCGTAGACGATGACGCGCACCGCGGCGGAGCCGCAGCGCAGGCAGGGCTCGTCGAGCACGTCGGGCTCGAGCGTCGGATGCATCGGGTTCGTCATGCCGATCACGGTAGGCGAGTCCGCCGACATCGTCCGAAGGCCGTCCGCGCGTCGCCCCGACGGTGGACGAACGGCCCGCCGATCGACACGACGGCGCTCGGCCCGCGGCATCCGCCCTCGTTAGGGTCGTTGCGGAAAGGGGTGCGCCATGACCGGCTCCGCGGAAGCCAGGGGCTTCGACTTCTTCTCGGCGGGCGAGCTGCCCGCGCCGAACCTGCCCGCCGACGAGGTCGCCGGGATCGTCCGCGACCGGTGGGGACTCGAGGTGGAGCTCGACCCGCTGGGCAGCCAGCAGGACCAGAACTTCCTCGCGCGCGACGCGTCGGGCATGGGCACCCCCGTGGGCGTCGTGAAGATCACGAATCCCGCGTTCACGGCCGACGAGCTCGCCGCGCAGGACCACGCGGCATCCCGCATCGCCGAGGCGTCGCCCGAGCTGCGCATCGCGACCACCACCCGGGCCCCCGACGGCACCCCGCGCTCGGTCGTCGCCGACACGAGCGAGGGACCTCTCGCCATCCGCCTGCTCGAGTACCTGCCGGGCGGCACGCTCACGGGCGGCGCGCACCTCTCCCCCGCGGTCGTCGCGCGCATGGGCGAGCTCGCCGCGCACGCGAGCCTGGCCCTCGCCGGCTTCGAGCACGCCGGCCTCGACCGCGTGCTGCAGTGGGACCTCCGTCACGCCGACCGCGTCGTCGGCCTCCTCGCGCACCACCACCCCGATGCGGCCAAGCGCGCGCGGGTGACGGATGCCGCGGCCCGCGCCTGGACCGACGTGCAGGCCGTCGCGGCCGATCTTCCCCTCCAGGCCGTGCACCTCGACCTCACCGACGACAACGTCGTGTGCACGACCGAGCACGGCGTGCGCACGCCCGACGGCATGATCGACTTCGGCGACGTCACCGCGAGCTGGGCCGTCTCCGAGCTCGCGATCACGATCTCGTCGGTGCTGCACCACGCGGGCGCGGAGCCCGCCTCGGTACTGCCCGCCGTCCGCGCGTTCCACGCCCTGCGTCCGCTGTCGGCCGCCGAGGTGCGCGCGCTGTGGCCGCTGGTCGTGCTGCGCGGCGCGGTGCTCGTGGTCAGCGGCGAGCACCAGGTGCAGATCGACGGCGGAGCGAACGCCTACGCGGCCGCCGGCGTCGAGCGCGAGTGGCGCATCTTCGAGCAGGCGGTCTCGGTGCCGTCGGCCGTGATGACGGCGATGATCGCCGACGCGCTCGGCGTCGACCTTCCGACCGGTGCTCGAGGAGGCGCGGCGGAGGCGGCCCGGATCGAGATCTCGCCCGGGTTCGACTCGGCCCGAGCCGTCCGCCTCGACGTCTCGATCACCTCCGACGACGTCGACGGCGGCGCGTGGCTCGAGGCCGACCTCGAGGAGCGTCTGGCGTTCGCCGCGCTCGACGCGGGCGCGCCGGCGGCCTGGCTCGAACGCGGCACCCCGCGCCTCAGCGCGAGCCGAATCCGCTCGGCCGTATCGTCCGCGACGATCCCGACCGGGGTCGACGTGTGGTTCGCCGAGGCGCAGCACCTCGCCGCCCCGGGCACCGGGCTCCGGCTCGTCGTCGAGGGCGCCGACGGTGCGACCATCCTCGACGGCACGGTCCCCGCTCGCACGCGCGCGCGCATCCGGCTCGAGGCCGCACCCGACGGCGTGCGCGTTCCGCACCTCGTGCGGCCCGAGTATGCGGCAGGTTGGCTCACGCTCACCGCGGACCCCGCAGCCGGGATGGGCCTCGAGACGCGGCAGGCCGAGCCGGGCGCTCCCGGACCGGCCGGCTTCGAGCACGACGCCGCCGCGCTCGTGGAGCGCCGCGACCGCGCGTTCGCCGAGGTGCAGGAGCACTACTACGCCGCGCCGCCGCGCATCGAGCGCGGATGGCGCGAGCACCTGGTCGGCACCGACGGCCGCGTGTACCTCGACATGGTCAACAACGTGACCCCGCTCGGGCACGGGCATCCGAAGCTCGCCGCGAACGTCGCGAAGCAGCTGCGCACGCTCAACACGAACTCGCGCTTCAACTACGGCGCCGTCGTCGAGTTCTCCGAGCGCCTCGCGGCGCTCGCACCCGAACCGCTCGACACGGTCTTCCTCGTGAACTCCGGCTCGGAGGCGACCGACCTCGCGATCCGCGTCGCGATGGCCGCGACCGGACGGCGCGACATGGTGTCGCTGCTCGAGGCGTACCACGGCTGGACGTACGCGTCCGACGCGGTCAGCACGTCGACGGCCGACAATCCGAACGCGCTCGCGACGCGACCCGACTGGGTGCACGCGCTCGACGCGCCGAACCCGTTCCGCGGGCGCCACCGCGGCGCCGAGGCGGCCCGCTACGCGCCGGAGGCGGCCGAGCGCATCCGCGCCCTGGCCGCCGATGGCCGCGCGCCCGCCGGGTTCATCGCCGAGACCTTCTACGGCAACGCCGGCGGCATCCCGTTGCCCGACGGGTACCTCGCCGAGGTGTACGCGGCGGTGCGCGAGGTGGGCGGCCTCGCGATCGCCGACGAGGTGCAGGCCGGGTACGGCAGGCTCGGCCGGTGGTTCTGGGGGTTCCAGCAGCAGGGCGTCGTGCCCGACGTCATCGCCGTCGCCAAGGCCGCGGGCAACGGGTACCCGCTCGGCGCGGTGATCACGACGCGCGAGATCGCCGCGCGCTACCGCACGCAGGGGTACTTCTTCTCGTCGACGGGCGGCAGCCCCGCCTCGAGCGTCGCGGGGATGACGGTCCTCGACGCGTTCCGCGACGAGCGGCTCCAGGAGAACGCGGCCGACACGGGCGCGTACCTGAAGGGCCGGCTCGAGGCGCTCGCGGAGCGGCATCCGCTCATCGGCGCCGTGCACGGCCTCGGGCTGTACCTCGGCGTCGAGTTCGTGCGCGACCGCGCGACGCTCGAGCCCGCGACCGAGGAGACCGCGGCGATCTGCGACCGCCTGCTGACGCTCGGCGTGATCATGCAGCCGACCGGCGACTTCCAGAACGTGCTGAAGGTCAAGCCGCCGCTCGTGGTCTCGCGCGAGAGCGCCGACTTCTTCGTCGACATGCTCGACCGGGTGCTCGCCGAAGGCTGGTGACGCACCCCGCCGGCTCGCACAGCACGGATGACCGCAGGTCGGAAAGCCCTTGACACGACCTCCCGTGCGGCGCAGTCTGCCAGCAGCAGTCGCGCGGGCCGCTGGGGGGCGGAACCTGCGCGGCTGCGGGAGGGGCGGCGATGACGACGTTCGGCATCGAGGAGGAGTTCTTCTTCATCGACCCCTCGACGATGCTCCCAGCGGATGTCGCGGAGCAGGTCTACCGCCGGCTGGCGGCCGACCCGCGCTGGGGCGCCGTCACGCACCGGGAGTTCCTCGCATCGCAGGTCGAGCACGCGTCATCCGTCTTCACCGATCTCGGCGAGGCCGGCGCCGAGCTCGTCGGGTTCCGCCGCGAGGTCGACGCCGACGCCGGACGGTTCGCGGTGTCGGCCGCGAGCATCGGCACCACGCCCGACGCGCATCCGTTCCCCTCGATCACCGACACCGACCGGTACCACCGCATCGTCCGCGACATGGCGGGGGTCATCGCCGACCACCAGATGAGCGGACTGCACGTGCACGTCGGCATTCCGAGCCGCGAGCACGGCGTCGCGGTGCAGAACGCCGTGCGCCCGTGGCTGCCGCTCCTGATCGCGATGACGGGCAACTCGCCGTTCTGGCGCGGCAACGTCACCGGCTACGAGAGCTGGCGCACCATCCAGATGCGTCGCTGGCCGACGTCGGGCTGCCCGCCGCGGTTCCGCGACGCGGCCGACTACGACCGCCGGATCCGGCAGCTGCTCGGCCACGCCGGAACGACCGACCTCGCCCTCATCGCCTGGAACGTGCGCCTGTCGGAGCACCTGCCGACGATCGAGTTCCGGATGGCGGACGCGCAGCTCACCGCCGACGACACGCTGCTCGTCGCCGCGCTCTGCCGCGGGCTCGTGCTGCGCGCCGTCGACGAGTTCGACCGAGCGGGCCAGGATCACGAGGCGATGCTGCGCGGCCTGCGTCGGAGCGAGGATCCCGACCCCGACCTTCCGCCGGAGCTGCTCAGCGCGGGGATCGTGCACGGCGCGCACGCGGGGCTCGGGCGCGACGCGTTCGACCCCGCGACGGGCGACCTGCTGCCGGCCGCCGATCTGGTGCGGCGACTCGAGCGCTTCCTGGCCGAACCGCTCGATCGCGTG from Agromyces aurantiacus includes these protein-coding regions:
- a CDS encoding FUSC family protein; amino-acid sequence: MRFSQRFRATRRAPLLQVLKSAVATVAAWLLAGWLIPGQLPVFAAIAALLVVQPSVNQSLGKAIERSVGVIAGVVIASLLGLAFGQASWVILVAILVSMIAAWAARMTTPTANQVAISAMLVLALGGTSPEYAFDRIVETLIGAAIGIVVNALIVPPVLAAPARDQLAALGRELAASVDRLAAALETPQRRADLDALMIEVRLLRPMREAADGAIADAEESLTLNPRRSAHRDDIAEQHRLLERLSPMVTQVIGMTRAFVDHYDDDLAGEPTVRAIAEQLRRVAHDIRLAVHLADVAPEPVTSAIPALTAPLVVAAPKSDHWILVGSLMEDLRRIRDELLEDEPPAPV
- a CDS encoding winged helix-turn-helix domain-containing protein, with the translated sequence MDDLRVLADAAAVEAALDPARAAILDALAEPGSAATVAAAVGSTRQKVNYHLKTLETHGLVEPVEERAWGGITERVVRRTARHLVPSPGVLQLGPVDPEAVSDRLSTAYLIAVNARAVSEVGGMTDDAGAGTRVPTLTIDTVIGFATPADRAAFAAELQTAIAGLVARYHHDDGRPHRLTVSSYPRPKESS
- a CDS encoding SRPBCC family protein, translated to MSGPDPARRTEHRMERTYRVVATPEQVWEAIATAKGISSWMAPTRLDPRVGGEVSFDFGHLTSTGVVTAYSPPERFAFEEPWPLAERPEDVDPGMAGWLASLGVPLDAACEALGEASPVATEFLVESESGGSCVIRVVTSAYGGSADWEREFFAEMAAGFAPMLERLASRFAVGVSR
- a CDS encoding MBL fold metallo-hydrolase gives rise to the protein MTRPVTVTPVLVADLDIEGERMPVHVHLVDHPDGRVLVDTGMTEVHPALSDFVARVYPLDTLDLDLAGIDLVVNTHLHADHCGGNRLFPGTPIHVQRTELDDARSGPDYTIPEWVDAPGVTYVPVDGELELLPGLRLVPAPGHTRGSQIVVIETADRPVVIAGDTAVWFGELDEPTTEGQRLIRALDPQQVWLAHTDDPWRPPAS
- a CDS encoding aminotransferase class III-fold pyridoxal phosphate-dependent enzyme is translated as MTGSAEARGFDFFSAGELPAPNLPADEVAGIVRDRWGLEVELDPLGSQQDQNFLARDASGMGTPVGVVKITNPAFTADELAAQDHAASRIAEASPELRIATTTRAPDGTPRSVVADTSEGPLAIRLLEYLPGGTLTGGAHLSPAVVARMGELAAHASLALAGFEHAGLDRVLQWDLRHADRVVGLLAHHHPDAAKRARVTDAAARAWTDVQAVAADLPLQAVHLDLTDDNVVCTTEHGVRTPDGMIDFGDVTASWAVSELAITISSVLHHAGAEPASVLPAVRAFHALRPLSAAEVRALWPLVVLRGAVLVVSGEHQVQIDGGANAYAAAGVEREWRIFEQAVSVPSAVMTAMIADALGVDLPTGARGGAAEAARIEISPGFDSARAVRLDVSITSDDVDGGAWLEADLEERLAFAALDAGAPAAWLERGTPRLSASRIRSAVSSATIPTGVDVWFAEAQHLAAPGTGLRLVVEGADGATILDGTVPARTRARIRLEAAPDGVRVPHLVRPEYAAGWLTLTADPAAGMGLETRQAEPGAPGPAGFEHDAAALVERRDRAFAEVQEHYYAAPPRIERGWREHLVGTDGRVYLDMVNNVTPLGHGHPKLAANVAKQLRTLNTNSRFNYGAVVEFSERLAALAPEPLDTVFLVNSGSEATDLAIRVAMAATGRRDMVSLLEAYHGWTYASDAVSTSTADNPNALATRPDWVHALDAPNPFRGRHRGAEAARYAPEAAERIRALAADGRAPAGFIAETFYGNAGGIPLPDGYLAEVYAAVREVGGLAIADEVQAGYGRLGRWFWGFQQQGVVPDVIAVAKAAGNGYPLGAVITTREIAARYRTQGYFFSSTGGSPASSVAGMTVLDAFRDERLQENAADTGAYLKGRLEALAERHPLIGAVHGLGLYLGVEFVRDRATLEPATEETAAICDRLLTLGVIMQPTGDFQNVLKVKPPLVVSRESADFFVDMLDRVLAEGW
- a CDS encoding carboxylate-amine ligase gives rise to the protein MTTFGIEEEFFFIDPSTMLPADVAEQVYRRLAADPRWGAVTHREFLASQVEHASSVFTDLGEAGAELVGFRREVDADAGRFAVSAASIGTTPDAHPFPSITDTDRYHRIVRDMAGVIADHQMSGLHVHVGIPSREHGVAVQNAVRPWLPLLIAMTGNSPFWRGNVTGYESWRTIQMRRWPTSGCPPRFRDAADYDRRIRQLLGHAGTTDLALIAWNVRLSEHLPTIEFRMADAQLTADDTLLVAALCRGLVLRAVDEFDRAGQDHEAMLRGLRRSEDPDPDLPPELLSAGIVHGAHAGLGRDAFDPATGDLLPAADLVRRLERFLAEPLDRVGDRAIVHDLLRRLLRDGTGATRQLAAWRRNGNAGLRRLYAASIAAPASVPPGTARVSRAAAADEPEEPRLAGGLA